A region of the Apium graveolens cultivar Ventura chromosome 6, ASM990537v1, whole genome shotgun sequence genome:
TAATAATCCAATAATTCATATCACAGACCCTTGATATCTCACACACACAAGTTAGTctcttagaaatgatgtacaaaaatgtaacttcttttattacaactcaaatttactttacaggatctcaaactattattcgtaacctctacatgaagttataataatcCTACATATATCTGAAACATATCTCAATGCTCTGGCCTTCCTGAGGCAAAGCTGCAAAGACTTCTCCCCGTGGTTGTAGATGACTAAGTCCCTCACTgacatactggttatctgttgtgttatgacatttaaaaggaagaaagagtgagcaataatgctcatccataatgtggcgccctccaaacccgggtcagaagtttggggtccacaacacaaacacaacatataaacatgtatataagatactatttgtaatgaccctgctttacataaccacggatcgcaataggttaaagtatgaaaacaagccacaaccttaacttttattacatcgtaccaaatcccaactaatttaacttacaactgataataaaattatccTTACAATCTTACTGACTCTCTACCgaatgaagctcctgctagctcaatccaacccaaactggaaccttagcccgcactttggactgaggcaCTTCGCTATCgtccatatccttttcaactgtaaaatatataaaaaggattcgcaagagtgagctaactagctcagcaagtcataataacgataattgaggttaaacaatgatcaaatgagatgattcagaggaatcaagtttctttttaactaatcactAGAATTGGATAtccattttaagttttaaaaaccaaggttaggctgctgatcagtcatgcactaaccccgagtaacGTTATAATACCCGGTTTAATTCTTATATATTCACAGGGGTATTATAAACGTTATCCGGTAATTAAATTCTTAGAAAAATGAAatctagattattgtataggatttgatttgtaaatctttgtaaaagctaggaactttgttgttattagattgtagccggttaatttatttaccggagtgtaacagcacccccgaggatttatatatgattATGTACTTctccgaatatcttgtgttcctcgttttatattTCCAAACACTATGCACCTCAggaacacgaaaccactaaccgagtactaaattttatatccgcaaaagattcaatttttttttttaatttaataattatctTATTCAACCCCCCTTTGACGATAATTTGGGACCTAACATGGAGGCCCTTTTTTCTTACTTCGGGCATGCCCTAAGCATGATTGGGCTTCTCCGGGGCTTCCTCCTCCTTATTTGGGTACTTTTAATATACTATTCACTTCATTACTAGTTTAATTGTTTGAGCAACCTCTTTAATAATTTACTAGAGCTATTCATTTGACATTGCGGAACGGCCACCTCGTGCGACAATATAGCACGGGGGCGGCCGAAGTGAGATTCCTCTTAAGAGGTCTCCCGAAATCCGGATTTTTTCTTACTTCTTAATAATTTTACTCTTTAATCCTTAATTTCAAAACACCTTACTCTTTATGCGAGAGCATAAACCTCCTGTAATAGAAACACCATTTCGGCCCTCCCGATAAAAATGCGAGAGTGTATTCTGCTATATTCTGACTAAGCTCATGTATAGAAATGTATTTGCTTTAATTGAGTTTTAAGTTGACAAACAATTATACAATGTTAATATTGAATCGAATAGTTTAAGATAGACAATATAAAGTTTTATAATAGCTCTGTGCTTTGATGGATCAGAATTTAAAATGTCCTAGCGTGGCAAGTTGAAAGTTATGAAGCATCTACTCCTTCATGGAGAATAAACTCATAAAATGCTTAAAGCACTGGCCCCACGTCCAGGCTTTCTTGTCGTAAGCAATCAACCCACTGTAGGATATCTCATGTGCTTAGATTTCTGATACAATATGAGTAAAAACATACTTTTAATATATTCAAGTCTTTTAATTAAATAATGATATAAATTTCTAGCAGAAAATTATTAGTGCAACTGCAAAATATTTTACCATgttattaaaattgataaaaaataaCATCAAATTATTTTACAGGAATATATGTGCTTGTTTAGGCTTAGAAtgtttttttttgaaatgaaGAGACAAAAAAATATACTCAAACAATTCATTAACTAGAGTGAAATTCCACACTGTTTGCTGGATTAATATAAGTTAAGGAAAACAGTCAGCACATAAagtcaaaaaaaaagaaaagaaaaagaaacaagAGGAGGCATCACAAGATTCATCATTCATTAATACCCAAAAACATAAGGTATTCCAGAGATATCAAGGCATACATGTGTGTTTAATTTATGTACATCTGTTTGAGATAATACATTTGTACTAGTAAATTTcattgatttattaaaaatggtgttGAGAAAGATTGTTGCATCAATGATGAGTTGTCTTGGGATCAACAGTCAGGCAAAAGAGCCTGCTTCATCAGTGATACATGAATCTTCATCAACTAATTGTACTGACCCACTGAGAGTTGTTTCTCTTAGAATAAGATTGGGTGATGGAAGATATCTTGCTTACAAAGAGACTGGTGTCCCTATAACCAACTCCATTTACAGAATCATCATTGTTCATGGCTTTGGCAGCTCCAAAGATATGAACTTCATGGCTCCTCAAGTAATTTCTTCTTATTTTCTACCTTTGATCTGCACATTTATTTTAGTTTCTGTATTATACTCTTATCTGCACACATGCTTCCACTGACTTGCTAAGTTTCAAAATAGTTTCAACCTTTTGTTACCTAGAGAACGTGTTAATTAACTTGAGTTGATGTCTTTTGTTATGTTCAAATCTGTAGATTTAAGATTGTATATATGTTGTAAGCTTATTTAGCTATAAACCATTCAAGTTGAACATGATTTTTAACCAAGTGGAATTTCTGGAATGATGAGATTGATAAATCCTGGACAAAATCTATAAGTTCTTTTTGGATTCGCTATCTGAAGATTGATTTCTCATTTTGAAATGAGGATGTCTTTGTTTCAGTACTGGAGAAGTTAATTCCCCCCCCCCCAAGCTGCAATAGCCCATAAAATTTTATGAGAACTGTTATTTGACTCCATAATGCAAAATTTTTAAGCACATGCTCTGCCTACTCAAGAAATTTCAAGCAATATTTAGGACTATCAACACTCTCTCCCTTGTTACAATTTTAGAGTTTTGCCAAATCACAAACTTGGCCCTGCACCATAATTGTGCAATTGATAGTTGTGCTCCCAGTTAATTATCTTAGTTCAACTGTATAAATAGATTTGCTAAATTTCAGCCTTGCAGTTATGGAAAAAGAAATATGTTTCAACATACTAGGTATATGTTCAATCATTATCCACATTGTTGAGTCCCTAAACTAGGAAAATAACTTTTACTGTTAGAGGATTAAGTTTCAAGGCTTTAGTTAACAACAAAGTTGGAGTTTTGGTATGGTGAAGATTGATGCTACGATACAATCAACACTACATGTTTTAAGTTTTTCAGGAAGTTTTGGAGGAGCTGGGCATATACATTTTGCTATTTGATCGAGCTGGCTATGGTGAAAGTGATCCAAATCCAAAGCGCTCCTTAAAAAGTGAAGCATCTGACATTGAAGAACTAGCGAATCAGTTGCAGTTAGGGGCCAAATTCTACGTAATTAGTGTCTCCGTGGGAGCTTATGCCACCTGGAGTTGCCTCAAACGTATACCCCACAGGCAAAATATGAAAAATCCTTTATGACCATAGACCGTAGCTTGTCAGCCATTACACTGTGGATTAGAAATAGTTTTCTTAGAATCTCACTCTGTAATTGCAGGCTAGCAGGAGTGGCTCTTGTAGTTCCATATATCAATTACAAATGGCCTTCTCTACCTGATGAACTAACAAGAGATGATTATAGAAAAAATCTTTCACGTTGGACACTTTGGGTGACACGTTACACCCCAAGACTAGTACATTGGTGGTTGACTCAAAAAGTACTCCCTTCTTCGTCTACTGTTCTTGACCGCAACCCGAGATTCTTCAGTAGAAAAGACTTGGAAGTCTTGAAGAATACACCAGGGTATCAACTGCTGAGTAAGGTAATGTTGTAATCATGTAAAAGTAACGATGACTTATTTGCGTACTTTATAAATGTGTAATGTGTTTAAAGGGGAAACTGATGCTATTTTATTCGTATCAACTGACAGAATAAGCTCAAAGAACGAGTGGTTTTTGAGTCTATACGTCGTGATTTTATTGTTGCGTTTGGAAAATGGGACTTTGATCCGCTGGAGCTAGAAAATCCATTGTTGGGAAGAGGTGGCAAAAGCTCAGTTCACATATGGCAAGGTTTTGAAGACAAAGTTGTGCCTGTTGAGTTACAGAGATTTGTGTCAAAGACTCTACCCTGGATTCACTATCATGAAGTTCCTGATGGTGGACATTTGCTTGTGTACGATAGTGCAGTTTGTGAAGCTATTTTAAGGTCTCTTTTGTTGCAAGATGATCCTCCATTGTATAGGCCTAAAATTACTGCTTAAACTtattttctgatttatttatttattttatttttcacaTTTCCATTTTCTCTCAAGTTCTCCCTGTATATACATATTGGGAGATAGTCAAATAAAAACCAATCTTATTCTAAAAATTAGAAACTAATGACAATCACTAATTTCATAACTTAAATTGAATCTTCGCCACacaaattttatcaaattttatcATCTCCTTCTCTCTCTGTCCTCCCTCCAATTTTCAGGCGCAACTCCCTCTCTTCTTCTCTCTCCACCCTCCAATTTCCGGGCGTAACTCCCTCTGTACATCTATACGTAAATacttttatatttatttttaatttaatattttccATTAATCGACAAActttttttaaaatccgacttcactatatttttctccatctcccaacgatcaatttgcataccatatTTGCTATATTCTGACGATAAATCACTATTTATACTTAACAGAATCACTAAACCGAAATTAGTATAATTTCAAAACTTTCTTAATTTTAGTGATTGTCGTAAacataattagtgatttatcgcATTTACACCTTTCTCCTAGTGTCCCATCTCTCTGCCCCCATCATACACCATTAATCTCCTATTATATATTTTTACCTTTTACACACAAATTAGTAGTTTAGTGAATAACATATGTAATATAGT
Encoded here:
- the LOC141668946 gene encoding uncharacterized protein LOC141668946, with the protein product MVLRKIVASMMSCLGINSQAKEPASSVIHESSSTNCTDPLRVVSLRIRLGDGRYLAYKETGVPITNSIYRIIIVHGFGSSKDMNFMAPQEVLEELGIYILLFDRAGYGESDPNPKRSLKSEASDIEELANQLQLGAKFYVISVSVGAYATWSCLKRIPHRLAGVALVVPYINYKWPSLPDELTRDDYRKNLSRWTLWVTRYTPRLVHWWLTQKVLPSSSTVLDRNPRFFSRKDLEVLKNTPGYQLLSKNKLKERVVFESIRRDFIVAFGKWDFDPLELENPLLGRGGKSSVHIWQGFEDKVVPVELQRFVSKTLPWIHYHEVPDGGHLLVYDSAVCEAILRSLLLQDDPPLYRPKITA